ACACCGGCGGCGGGGGAGCTCCTGCGCTCCCTCGCCGCCCGGCACGGCCCGCTCATGTTCCACCAGTCCGGCGGCTGCTGCGACGGCTCGAGTCCGATGTGCTACCCGGTCGGCATGTTCCGGACCGGCCCCGGCGACGTGCTCCTCGGCGCGTTGGACGTGGACGGCATCGACCCGGTCGAGGTCTACATGTCCCGGTCGCAGTTCGAGTACTGGAAGTACACGCACCTCACGATCGACGTCGTCGACGGCCGCGGTGCGGGCTTCTCGCTCGAGGTCCCGGAGGGCAAGCGCTTCCTGACGCGGTCGCGGATGCTCACCGACGACGAGCTGGTCGACCTGGGCCTGGTCCCGGCGAGTGGTCGGACGTAGGCTGACCGCACCAGCTGCGACGACGCGGTCGGGGTTCCGGACAGGAGGGCACGTGCGCGCACCGTCCGGGCTCCGTCCGCTCGTCGCCGAGTCGTGGGAGCGGTCCGCCCGTGTCGACCCGGACGGCCTCCCCGAGGTCGCACTCGGCGACGACGAACTCGATGCCCTCCGCCGTGCCGGCCCGCTCGGGACCGCGCTGCCGGTCGTCCGTCGCCTGCTCCTCGACGACGCACGGTCCGCGGGGTGCATCGTCGCCGTGACGGACGCGGCCGGCCGGCTGGTCTGGGTCGAGGGCGCGCACCGGGCCCGCAGTGCGGCGGAGGGGATGGGGTTCGTCGCGGGCGCCGACTGGGCGGAGGAGCACGCGGGCACGAGCGCACCGGGGACCGCGCTCCGGCTCGGTCGCCCGGTCCAGATCCACGCCGAGGAGCACTACGCGACGGCCGTGAAGGCGTTCTCCTGCACGGCGGTCCCGCTCCGGGACGCCTCGGGGCACGTGGTCGGTGCGCTCGACCTCACGGGCGACGAACGCGCGGTCGAACGGCACACGCTCCCGCTGCTCACCGCGACCGCCGCCGCAGCGGAGGCCGAGCTCGCCCTCGCCGCACTCCGTCACCCCGTCGCTCCGTCGCCCCGACCGGGACCGGGACCGACCGGTCTGGACCTGCTCGGTTCCGACACGGCGACCCTCCGGACCGGGGAACGCAGCGTCCGACTGTCCGAGCGGCACTCGGAGATCCTCGCCGTGCTCGCCGCCGCACCCGCCGGGCTCGGGGCGGCGGACCTCGCGGTCGCCGTCTACGGCGACGTCCGGGCGGTGACGACGCTGCGCGCCGAGGTCGTCCGGCTCCGACGGGTGCTCGCTGACCATGCGCCGGACGCACGCCTGACGTCACGGCCGTACCGTCTGTCCGGGATCCGGACCGACGTCGACAGCGTGCTGTCCGCGCTCGACCGCGGGGCGCGCCTCCAGGCCGTCGACCGGTACACCGGACCGGTCCTGCCCGGGTCCGCGTCGCCGGGTGTCGACGACCTGCGCGACCGGGTGCGCTCCCGGTTCCGCGAGGCGCTGCTCGCCGACGGCGGCGTCGACGCGCTGCAGGCGTGGGCACGCACCGCGGACGGAGCCGCGGACGAGCAGGTGCTCCGCGCGCTGCTCGCTGTGCTGCCGCGGCGGTCGCCGCGTCGGGCCGGCGTGGTGGCGGCGATCGAGGCGATCGAGCGTCCCTGACCGCAGGCGCTGACGGCCGGGAGGCACGACACGCGTCGACCGGTCGGCCGACGGTGCGCGCCTCCCGCACCGGGTGCGGTCACCCGGTCAGGACCCCGTCGTCGGCGCGGGCGTGGCGGAGCCGCCCTCGCTCGGGGCTGTGCCGTCCTTCGGTGCGGCGGGCGGGGTGGGGGCCTTCCCGTCCTTCGGTGCGGCGGGCGGGGTGGGAGACTTCCCGTCCTTCGGTGCGGCGGGCGGGGTGGGAGCCTTCCCGTCCTTCGGTGCGGCGGGCGGCGTGGGAGCCTTCCC
This is a stretch of genomic DNA from Curtobacterium sp. 458. It encodes these proteins:
- a CDS encoding DUF779 domain-containing protein, which gives rise to MPDSDGGAAPRPATARVAVTPAAGELLRSLAARHGPLMFHQSGGCCDGSSPMCYPVGMFRTGPGDVLLGALDVDGIDPVEVYMSRSQFEYWKYTHLTIDVVDGRGAGFSLEVPEGKRFLTRSRMLTDDELVDLGLVPASGRT
- a CDS encoding GAF domain-containing protein is translated as MRAPSGLRPLVAESWERSARVDPDGLPEVALGDDELDALRRAGPLGTALPVVRRLLLDDARSAGCIVAVTDAAGRLVWVEGAHRARSAAEGMGFVAGADWAEEHAGTSAPGTALRLGRPVQIHAEEHYATAVKAFSCTAVPLRDASGHVVGALDLTGDERAVERHTLPLLTATAAAAEAELALAALRHPVAPSPRPGPGPTGLDLLGSDTATLRTGERSVRLSERHSEILAVLAAAPAGLGAADLAVAVYGDVRAVTTLRAEVVRLRRVLADHAPDARLTSRPYRLSGIRTDVDSVLSALDRGARLQAVDRYTGPVLPGSASPGVDDLRDRVRSRFREALLADGGVDALQAWARTADGAADEQVLRALLAVLPRRSPRRAGVVAAIEAIERP